A window of the Gossypium hirsutum isolate 1008001.06 chromosome A03, Gossypium_hirsutum_v2.1, whole genome shotgun sequence genome harbors these coding sequences:
- the LOC107886838 gene encoding cyclin-U1-1: MLATGDYPTHPIRQPDPIQADTTPTPRVLTIISSVLEKLVVRNDKLVEVLTEQPDGLNLDRNGTISAPLGKSLNVFHGVRAPNISIPNYLERIYKYTNCSPSCFVLGYVYIDRLAHKHPDSLLVSLNVHRLLVTCVMVASKVLDDVQYNNAFYARVGGVSNAELNRLELELLFLLDFGVAVSSQVFETYCFHLEQEMLINGVDQKVERGISPVAVDEIVTDIG, translated from the exons ATGTTAGCCACCGGCGACTACCCCACGCACCCAATCCGGCAACCGGATCCAATCCAAGCCGACACAACACCAACACCAAGAGTCCTCACCATAATTTCCTCGGTTTTAGAAAAGTTAGTGGTCCGAAACGACAAGCTCGTTGAGGTCCTAACCGAGCAGCCAGATGGATTGAACTTGGATCGCAATGGTACCATCTCTGCTCCTCTTGGTAAAAGCTTGAACGTATTTCATGGCGTCAGGGCTCCAAATATAAGCATACCAAACTACTTGGAGAGGATCTATAAGTACACAAACTGTAGCCCTTCATGCTTTGTGTTGGGATACGTTTATATAGACAGATTGGCCCATAAGCATCCCGATTCACTCCTCGTATCCTTGAACGTGCACCGATTGCTAGTCACCTGTGTCATGGTTGCTTCCAAGGTTCTTGATGATGT GCAATATAACAATGCGTTCTATGCTCGGGTTGGAGGAGTGAGCAATGCTGAGCTGAACAGGCTAGAATTAGAACTGCTTTTCCTTTTGGATTTTGGAGTGGCGGTGAGCTCACAGGTTTTTGAGACCTATTGTTTCCACTTGGAACAGGAGATGTTAATTAATGGCGTTGATCAGAAAGTTGAAAGGGGGATAAGCCCCGTTGCTGTTGATGAGATTGTGACTGACATCGGTTGA